The Pyrus communis chromosome 14, drPyrComm1.1, whole genome shotgun sequence sequence AGTAGACGCGGCGGGAAACTTCGCGTATTCCACGTCAGCTAACCGTTCTAAACCCGGGCCCATCACAGCGAGTAAAAAACTCGTATGCTAAGATTACAATTGGATGAATTGACGAAATTACCCTCGCACACCAGCTCGATTAACGAGTGTACCCGTTTCCTTAGCTGCGTGGGTCAAGACAACTCGGCCGAGTCATTGTTTTTCCCGAGAATCGAACACCACAAATACCGTACAAAAAACCACAAacactctcctcctcctccttccaccTTTCCGAACTGTcttttcatcttcctcttccttgtttttCCGTTTGGCTGCCGAGAAAAGGACGAGAAAGTGTTCAATTTTCGCAAATTTTGATATTCATAATTCAAGGTTCTGAATTGTTATGGGAAAAAATTGATcttttcgtttttagttttttttgtatttatttgttatttgctCGGCATCCAAACGTAGCGATTGTGATTTTCATTTCATCGCATTTGTGATTTTTGCATTGTGATTAATTTTGTATCATTGGCTCTGAATTTTCGATGAAGATTATGATTTTTAAGTTTGATCCGCGGCAGAGTGTTGGGTTTagaaagtgaagaaaaaaaatttaatcttaGATCTTGACCTAATTTTTCGTTTGAATTTTGTAATATAAGTCTAGTTGCAGCTTTGGGGCtctcaaatggatgaattttgtcTGTAATTTTGTATTCTGTTTTAAATATGCAGAATCGTATCTCTTGGAGATGGGTTTCAATGCTGTTTTTGGTTGCTTAAAGGAAGTTTTTCCACAGGTATGATTCTTTAACATTTTGAAATTCAATTATAAATTGTTATCCTTTGTTATTGTTGTGTAATTATGTTTCCATTTAAATCTTTCGGCTTTATAGTTTTTCTATGTGTAAGTCTTGTCAAACTAGTAAGGTATGAAGCTTAACAATTTGTCAAATGAGTGCATGGAATTTAATCTGAACAATTGGCGGTTTTGGGGACCCATATTCCGAGTTTTTTCgccattttgttttcttaagttATTATTCCAGTAGATTCTAATGATTCTGAGACTTCTAGTTTGATTTTATGGAATATGCATTAATTGTCTTGCCTAAGATCATAGGTGAGAACATAGCCTTCTTTGATTTTCCATTAAGGTAAAAGCTGCAACTTAATTGAATCTGTACAGTCTAGGGTGCTTGGGTTTTGTATTTGgttaaaatgtttattttttactcAGACTGAGAGTCCATATTCTTTCTTCTGATTCGCCTCAGGTTGATTTTCGCATTCTGAAGGCTATTGCTATTGAACATCCCTTCGATGCCGATGCAGCTGTGCTTGATGTTATTAATGAGTTCCCTAACTTGGCTACACAGTCATTTTCGTCGGCTTTCAGTCCCACTCAGGTTCAGAGTCCCGAGGCTCTCCCAGTTACAGGTATTCTGTAGCTTCTCGCGAGAACCTTCTTTTGTTCCTGGAATTGTTCTGCTATTGCTGCTACATACTTTTGCCTCTTTCATGTCATTGCATATTGATAATTACTTGTAATACTAAAATGTTCCATtttttctgtttatttattttttatttcatctaAGTCTTTAATTCTATGCTGAACTTGCAGCTCAACACAAGGATAAGGGTAAATTATTGATGCACCAGCAGGTAATTAAGGAAGCCGAGTTTGAACCTCTTCCAGAACCAGAAAAGGCAGCTGTTGATGATGACAGCAAAAATGATCATACAAGTGGCATCTCTCATGACAATCCCACACTACTAGGGCAAGTGAGctcatttccaaatggtcctgTTCCATCAGATGCTGATATAAGTACTGGAAGTGAAGAAGTGATTTCTGATGGAAAGGGTATGAATTTTGATGTCCAAGTTGGGCTGCAGCAGTCTGCATCTGGCATTACGACTCTTTCAATGCCTGGAAAGGATGTGATGACAGCTGTTGATGATGACAGCAAAAATGATCATACAAATGGCATCTCTCATGACAATCCCACACTGCTAGAGCAAGTGAACTCATTGCCAAATGGTCCTGTTCCATCAGATGCTGATATAAGTACTGGAAGTGAAAAAGTGATTTCTGATGGAAAGGTTATGAATTTTGATGTCCAAGTTGGGCTGCAGCAGTCTGCATCTGGCATTACGACTCTTTCGATGCCTGGAAAGGATGTGATGACAGCTGTTGATGATGACAACAAAAATGATCATACAAATGGCATCTCTCATGACAATCCCACACTGCTAGAGCAAGTGAACTCATTGCCAAATGGTCCTGTTCCATCAGATGCTGATATAAGTACTGGAAGTGAAGAAGTGATTTCTGATGGAAAGGGTATGAATTTTGATGTCCAAGTTGGGCTGCAGCAGTCTGCATCTGGCATTACGACCCTTTCGATGCCTGGAAAGGATGTGATGAATGGCACCTTGGGTGATGCATTTCCTGAATGGAAAAGTTTTTATCTCCCTTTGAATTGTGATTCTGATTTGGCTTTCCATGACACACGTGATCAAGTGGAACCATTTGCAGTTGATTCTTCTTTCGTAGAACATTCACTAGATGCTTCTCAGTGTGGCATTCCTTGTTCAGACCCTCTTCTTGCTGATGACAACTTACAGGCAACTGATCCTTCAGATCATACTTCTGAGAAAGAATGTTCTCCAAGGGAAATGGTTGATATTGAGGAGAACACCACAGACAGCGTATGCAATACTGATGTTCTTGAAGAGATCATTGAAAATGCTAAAAATAACAAGGTACTAATAGGTTTACGACTTGTTAGCTTTAGGGTTGCGATTTGCAATTCAGAAGTAGATGCCCTTcctataaaattgaaatttcacaGTTGGTCTTTTCCAATACTCTCAGACTCTAAATAAACCTGGCCCCATCTTGTCAGAGTAGTTATATCATCTTAATCTTTTTAATGTGATGATGTTCTGTATTTCATGGATATTTTGAAGTGTGTATAAATTCCTGTCTGATACAAGTACTATCTGATTTTGGGTTAGGATCCAATGATAGCATGTTTATAGATTTGGACCTTTGGTTTATGTgcttcatttcaatttttttttttttttacctataATATGTATTATCTTGGGATAATAAATCTTGTCTGATATTTGGGAGTGTATTCTTAATGTTTTGCATGTGTTCTTTTGCTGAACCACTATCGCCATGGAgttacttttttcttctttctaatgATAGAGTTCCTAATCGTTTAACAATGTTGCAGAAAACCCTGTTTTCAGCCATGGAGTCAGTCATCAGCATGATGAGAGAAGTGGAAGTGCAGGAGAAAGAAGTGGATATTGTTCAAAAGGAAGCTTCTAGGGGAGGTTTGGATATAATGGTCAAGGTGGAGGAACTTAAACAGATGTTGGCACATGCAAAAGATGGAAATGACATGGTAGTATTTTGTGAGATGTGATAAAAGTTAGAAGTTAATGGATTCTGAGTTGCCATTTTTAGTTAAGGGTGCATCATAACTGAGGTTATATTCTTTTTCTGCAGCATGCTGGAGAAGTCTACGGGGAGAAAGCAATTTTAGCAACTGAAGCGAGGGAGCTTCAGTCTCGATTGCTCAACTTATCGGATGAGAGAGATAAATCACTTGCGGTTCTTAATGAGGTTTTGACTCCACTTCATCGAGTTGCTTATTGCACTGCATTACTGTTGGTGCATGCTTTATTTCACTAATTTTATCTTTTGATTGCCTCATTTTTATGCTGTCTTTTTGATATTGTATTCCTTAAAAGCAACAATGGTATGATCTGtttcactttatttatttatcaaacAATATCATCACAAAAAGATGTTAAGTATTCGTACAGTAAAGATATTGGAAAATCTTATTCGTGACTACTTGCAACAATTATATTTGTCTTTGGTTGATGTAGGGCAGCTGATACAAAGATGATCCTTTTTCTTAGCTCATTATTTGTTCTGTCACTACAGATGCGAGAAACCCTTGAGGAACGGCTGGATGCGGCAGCAGAGGCAAGGAGACTGGCCGAGCAGGACAAGCTGGAAAAGGAAGAGTGTGCCCGGAAAGCTCTTGCTGAACAAGAAGCGGAGATGGAGAAAGTTGTTCAGGAATCGAAAATATTGCAACAAGAAGCAGATGAAAATTCGAAGGTAACAACTGTTTTCAGTGACCATGGACATACTAAATTAAGCTAACAGATACAATAATTCattcaaattttgctttttgcAGTTACGGGAGTTTTTGATGGACCGTGGCCGCATTGTTGATATGCTACAGTAAGTAATTTTGTCTCCATTGTTTTAATATATAATCTCTAAAGTTTGGTTTACAGTTTGGACCATCGAGGTCTCTATTACCTATGTAAAGTGGCTGATGCCAAGCAACTTGCAAGTATAGTACATCTTGGTTCCGTCCATGTGCTTGAAATAGGATGTAGTACACAGCACTGATTTCAGAAAACTTCATTACCAATTGTGTATCTTGTCGATCCTCGTTTTGCATATTAGACTTGGAATTTGTGTCTGAGGAACTTTAGttatgttttgagattgttTTTGCAGTTTACCCTAGATAAAGTAAAGTTACCGTTTATATTTCATCTTGTCTCACATTTATTTCATAGGTCATCTGTCTCCTCCAGCAATAGTTTAAATCATCTATTTCTAAAATCAATTAGGTCACTTTTCAAGCATTATCAATGTAATCTCATCTACTAGTTGTCTGTTACGTCACATTCTAGTCCGAACCTCAAATTCTTCGCTATCTGGTGttctttttatgttttactACAATTTTATTTCTTCCTCAAAACTTTTGTTTCCTTTCAATGCTTTTATTTGCTGTATGTATTTTTATGAGTTTGAGGAGATGATAATGCAGTACTTTCATACATGTGCAGAGGAGAAATTTCCGTCATTTGTCAGGACGTCAGGCTTCTGAAAGAGAAATTTGATGAGCGGGTTCCACTAAGCCAGTCAGTATCTTCGAGCCAGACGAGCTGCATCCTAGCTTCTTCAGGCTCATCCATGAAAAGCGTGGCACTCGATTTAGTTTCAGAACGACTGGAGTTACTAAAGTCGCCGGAGAAGGTAAGCCCCGCTCCTTCAGTTGACGGCCTATCACCAAAAAGCATACTCGAACAGGAAAGAAGCAAGGCCGATCGAAAGGAGCTTATGGATGACGGATGGGATATCTTCGACAAAGAATTTGATGTCTAAGCCTTATACTACATATCATAAGCTGTGAATATGAACAGTATCAACTTCGAAGACAtgcaatttttgtttcaaatcaAGTAGgatttatatattttgatatAGAATTTTGTACAGTGGAGattcaaaacaataataatttagACTTGCCGaattttgaatatatatacgtgtgtgtgtgtgtgtatgtatatatttgtagattattcttgcaaaaaattagataatTTCAAAATCATAGtttatttgtagtgaagaaaatataaGAACACGGTTCTACGAAGAATCACTAAATTCACAATCTAACACGTTTTTATGGCTCACATCTATAACTTTTTTCAAGGATTTGAACTGCtatatttcaattaatttttttttatagattatttttgcaaaaaaattaGATAACTCTGAAATCAAGgtattcatttgtagtgaagaaaatataaaaatacagtTCTACGAAGAAACACTAAATTCACAATCTAATACATTTTTATGGCTCACATCTATAACTTTTTTCAAGGATTCGAACCGTCtatatttcaattaattttttttatagattattcttgcaaaaaaaaattagataattCTGAAATCATGgtattcatttgtagtgaagaaaatataaaaacacgATTCTATgaaaaacactaaatttaatCCAAGAGTTATATAACTTAATGGTTGGGTGATTTTTTGACACAGCTGATATTTGAGAGAAGACAAACAATAAACGATTTGaatcaataaaatatattacaaaatGGGCTCTAAAAACTCTATAAAAAATATGTGTCCACGAATTCAAAGCCGTTATGTATATAATTGTTTTGGTCATGCATATTCGAAATGTTATAAGCAATTTGGAGTTGTACAACCATTTATTGAGTCTGATACATAAATTTATCGATTtttcagaaaattaaaaatcaataaaataaggTTGAAGTTTCTAAAACCTATTAAAAATCGTGTGTAATAGCTCACAATTGGTACAAAAAAATGCagttatttaatttttgcagAATCTTTTACGTCGGCAACAGGTAAAATGTTACAGGCCCCATTTGAAAATAGTCTTACTAGCAGTCAAGTCATACATCGGAACATAGAAAAAATGGACTATTGTCAACGCGTTTATATCCAAAATATCCTACATGAATTTTAAGAAGCTTATAGCACGACacgaaaatgacacgaaaaaTTTGTGTCCTAGTTCCTTTGACTATTTCTCTCATTGTGATTCTTGCGAACTCGATTCAGCCAAATGGTggatgatggtgatggtgagCTAGTTGTTCAAAAACATGAGAGCTGGAAATTAAAATGTCCAGATGGTTTGGTTATTGACTAATGAATATACATGCATCCacttaaacttaaaaaaatgtcGAAGTCAAATGGCTTTTTCGGATAAGCCAATCAGTAAGTTCCTTACACGTTGAGCAAGCAGAAACATTTGCCAGATTGGTCAGTTTTGACCCAAGGCAATGGCAGCAAGTTTAACATTTCAATTTGGGCACGTAAGTAATACGGTTGTATTATCCATTTGTAAGTTTCAAGTTCGGCTGACATGGATGACCAGTTCAATATCGAGCATATTTTCTAAAGGAAAAATTCAAGCACAATGACTTGTGTTTTTTATGAAGGGTAATATTAGAGAGACAATTTACTTgaactatattttgtaaatcgCATTATATGGCGACTGACGATGGACtcttttaaatcattaaagaaaGAATCCAACCATCAATCCATACATCATGAGGTGTATTGATTATGGTCTATAAACAGTCTCCCTGACATTTTGGTTTTTGTAAAACTCTTGAATTTGGACTCAAATATTTGTGATAGTAGTGGAAATTTTAAGTAGAACATTGTTTGTCCCTTACCCTTATTAGTCCTTACAAATAATTCGCACATGCTCAAACTTTCATTAAGGAGACAagtgtcacttagtattacattTTAGTAGTATTTTGTTTCACTCGTAAATTATAAGTGAAATGTCTTagttttagattcaaatttcgTGAATGATGAGTTTTTAACACATTTTTTTCCCCCAACCTTTAgccttttagtgtaaatatatctttgtataaaaaacaataaaccaaGTATATTTTTCACGCAAATGTATAGGATTTATTTCACTACTATAAGCATACTAAGAAAACAAGAGTTACATTAAATTATCAGATATTTACAACGTCAAACAGACATTTGGAGCTTTAATTGTCTAAATACAAATTAAACTACCATCTATGCAAAACTGGTCACCTTtgcctaattaattattatacaGAGAAAACCACAGTACCCGTATGGTTAATTAGTCACCCTAGCTAATACTGATCAGTCTCAAACTTGATCAACCAGTGCTAATTAGGATGATAATTAACCTCTTAATCACTCATGCCAGCATAAGAGCATCACGCTACATCTCCAGATGATGTAAAGCCGCGCCCGCTGCTCTCGTATGTGCTTCGAACACCGTCCCCATGACCGAAACTTCAAACTAGTACTCCTCGATGTCCTCGTTGGGATCGCTTTGGCTTCCATGTCCATACAGAAAACGAAGaatatattgaaaaataaaaacgagATGGTTATCAAGCGGTCAAGACTGAGAGAGTGGGAGTGATTGAAATTTGAAGAGACTTAGAAGAAGTTTGGAAGACTTGTTGTGGTGGCGGGTTTGAATTTGATGGGGGTGGGTGGATGATTAGGGACAAAGGGTGTTTAAATAGAGAAAATGGAGAGGAAGaaggaaggaggaagaagaatatatgagagagagagagagagagagagagagaggaacaaaaatatgaacaaaaatATGTGGTGGTGGTTGACAAATGTTGGACCCTGGTTGGGCCAATTAGACAGGGGGTAGGGTCCACCAATAGCTTGTCTGCTCGTTGATTACAGCCTCTTCGAAAGGGACCTCTCATCGGCTCTTCCTTCTTCTATTGGAGGGGTCATCCGACTCATCCCTGTCTGACCTTCATAAacctgcatgcatgcatgcatgttcgTTTCAAATACCTAAAAAGATTATCAGAATCGTGATtaagttaattaaaatattagagAAAATTTACAACAAAGAGATTTGATTTGAGATTATATACTGTTTTAAGACTCTATTAATTGTCTGTTATATCCGAAAATAATACGCTTTAACAATAGTTAAGGGGGCATATATCCTAAATTTTCATTGGGAAATTAGGGTTCCAGTTGTTAAGACTAAACATAGATTTCTATATTTTTATCGTGTAAAAGTCAACTAATAGAGAATTAGATATAAACATCTAAAAACCaaacggatttggatcctctcctgagcttaGGAAGCTGAGCTTTCTGAGTAAATCACATGGGCcattagattttgatccaaagactacaattattataacttttagggagccccctgtttgtagccgttggatcaaaatccaacggcccttGTGATCCAAATGCAAACCAAACAAACCTAAAAGCTGTCATGTTTGTTATTCGTAGGGGTGAATTTTTTTGCCAAATTGTCGTGCCAATCGAATTGTCAACCGTGCCATACCGATTTTGTGCCAACCAGTAATGGTACGACATTGTACTGTACTGAAATTTTATGGTATGGTATTGATAATGGATACCATTACCACGGTATTACTGTACCGTACTGAAATATaatgtaatatataatttataaataatataatatataattatattaacacatatttataatatttcatTGCTTGTTTGATTTGTATAATGAGTataagagattaaaaaaaatgtttgcttGATTTGTATAATGAGTATAGGAGGTGTTCTACTACCATTGGGGCTCTATTGGAAGATGTGGAACTAAATGAGCAGTTCATAATTCAAGTTTATGGGGGTGATGAgaacaaaattgaaatg is a genomic window containing:
- the LOC137716080 gene encoding uncharacterized protein: MGFNAVFGCLKEVFPQVDFRILKAIAIEHPFDADAAVLDVINEFPNLATQSFSSAFSPTQVQSPEALPVTAQHKDKGKLLMHQQVIKEAEFEPLPEPEKAAVDDDSKNDHTSGISHDNPTLLGQVSSFPNGPVPSDADISTGSEEVISDGKGMNFDVQVGLQQSASGITTLSMPGKDVMTAVDDDSKNDHTNGISHDNPTLLEQVNSLPNGPVPSDADISTGSEKVISDGKVMNFDVQVGLQQSASGITTLSMPGKDVMTAVDDDNKNDHTNGISHDNPTLLEQVNSLPNGPVPSDADISTGSEEVISDGKGMNFDVQVGLQQSASGITTLSMPGKDVMNGTLGDAFPEWKSFYLPLNCDSDLAFHDTRDQVEPFAVDSSFVEHSLDASQCGIPCSDPLLADDNLQATDPSDHTSEKECSPREMVDIEENTTDSVCNTDVLEEIIENAKNNKKTLFSAMESVISMMREVEVQEKEVDIVQKEASRGGLDIMVKVEELKQMLAHAKDGNDMHAGEVYGEKAILATEARELQSRLLNLSDERDKSLAVLNEMRETLEERLDAAAEARRLAEQDKLEKEECARKALAEQEAEMEKVVQESKILQQEADENSKLREFLMDRGRIVDMLQGEISVICQDVRLLKEKFDERVPLSQSVSSSQTSCILASSGSSMKSVALDLVSERLELLKSPEKVSPAPSVDGLSPKSILEQERSKADRKELMDDGWDIFDKEFDV